In the Alkalibacter saccharofermentans DSM 14828 genome, one interval contains:
- a CDS encoding dihydroorotate dehydrogenase electron transfer subunit, whose product MIIENKNLGDGMYLMKTDCTKKSSPGQFYMVRGWDKYPLLSRPISIFDWDGMTTSFLYRVVGEGTEILSKMTKGMEVVLHGPYGNGFPDIKEDTVTLIGGGIGTAPLYHTAKELKKRDPNKNIKLYLGFENKSDAAKEFESLDAEVIVRYGGYITDFVDYENAGTILTCGPEIMMKAAFERSKPYESKVYVSMEKRMACGVGACLGCTCKTEGGNKRTCKEGPVFEGGEVFFE is encoded by the coding sequence GTGATTATCGAAAATAAAAACTTGGGAGACGGAATGTATCTCATGAAAACGGATTGTACAAAAAAATCAAGCCCTGGACAGTTCTATATGGTCAGGGGATGGGATAAGTACCCTCTTCTTTCAAGACCAATCAGCATTTTTGACTGGGACGGCATGACAACGAGCTTTTTGTACAGGGTCGTGGGAGAAGGAACAGAGATCTTGTCTAAGATGACAAAGGGCATGGAGGTTGTTCTTCACGGTCCATACGGGAACGGATTTCCGGACATCAAGGAGGATACTGTCACTTTGATAGGTGGCGGAATAGGAACTGCCCCCCTATATCATACGGCCAAGGAGCTTAAAAAAAGAGACCCAAATAAAAATATCAAGCTATATCTGGGGTTTGAAAATAAAAGTGACGCTGCAAAAGAATTTGAAAGCTTAGATGCCGAAGTAATAGTACGCTACGGCGGATATATAACGGATTTCGTGGATTATGAAAATGCTGGGACCATACTTACGTGCGGACCGGAGATAATGATGAAGGCAGCCTTTGAAAGATCTAAGCCTTACGAATCAAAGGTTTACGTTTCCATGGAAAAGAGAATGGCCTGTGGCGTCGGAGCTTGCTTAGGGTGCACATGCAAGACTGAAGGTGGAAACAAGAGGACTTGCAAGGAAGGTCCGGTATTTGAGGGAGGTGAAGTATTCTTTGAGTAG
- the pyrE gene encoding orotate phosphoribosyltransferase: MDKQIIDILKETEAFLEGHFLLSSGKHSKGYVQCAKVLRFPDKAAKVLEPVVDKIKGLGIEKVVGPAMGGVIVSYELGRQLGKEAVFTERKDGQMELRRGFEIIKGEKVIIAEDVVTTGKSTIETKEVLEALGAEVVGVACIADRRPEGVEVGMPVFSAVKLNIETFDASDCPACKAGEPVVKPGSRGNM; the protein is encoded by the coding sequence ATGGATAAACAGATAATAGATATATTAAAGGAAACAGAAGCGTTTTTGGAGGGTCACTTCCTTCTGTCATCGGGAAAGCACAGCAAAGGCTACGTTCAGTGTGCAAAGGTGCTAAGGTTTCCGGACAAGGCAGCCAAGGTCCTAGAGCCTGTAGTAGATAAGATTAAAGGTCTTGGAATAGAAAAGGTGGTAGGTCCGGCGATGGGAGGAGTAATCGTATCCTACGAGCTGGGAAGACAGCTAGGAAAGGAAGCGGTATTTACCGAAAGAAAAGACGGGCAAATGGAGCTAAGAAGAGGCTTTGAAATTATAAAAGGCGAAAAAGTCATAATCGCAGAAGACGTAGTCACCACGGGAAAATCCACTATAGAGACCAAAGAGGTATTAGAAGCCCTTGGCGCCGAAGTGGTGGGAGTCGCATGTATAGCAGACAGAAGGCCTGAAGGCGTTGAAGTGGGAATGCCTGTTTTTAGCGCCGTCAAGCTTAACATAGAAACATTTGACGCTTCAGACTGTCCTGCCTGCAAAGCAGGAGAGCCTGTGGTAAAGCCTGGCAGCAGGGGAAACATGTAA
- a CDS encoding dihydroorotase: MIITNVTLVDCEKALKGSVVIEGGTIKEVTEKMMDLGEDIIDGRGMTLMPAFIDMHAHLREPGYEYKEDLQTGMSAALKGGFVHLCAMANTNPVMDDEQKIATIMQRSEKLNLCDLTQVSAVTKGFEDDETSFVNFEKIRPLTKMFSNDGKNMGDEEAMKKALVNSKDLDFILSCHCEPETEMVEKYVETAKKVGGNLHICHISLKSTLDAIAKAKDEGINITCEVTPHHIFDYGLDYKVAPPFASEKDVEALLEGIKSGKIDVCATDHAPHSFEDKEKGMPGISNIEYAFSAYHTVFEKNGIDISKLSEMLSEKPAKMLGLNMGKIKPGMEANLVLADLKEEYEINPASFLSKGKNTPFAGRKVKGKILMTIKRGEIKYDNR; encoded by the coding sequence ATGATAATAACAAATGTAACCTTAGTCGACTGCGAAAAAGCTTTAAAAGGAAGCGTGGTAATAGAGGGCGGCACCATTAAAGAGGTGACGGAAAAAATGATGGATTTAGGAGAAGATATCATTGATGGTCGGGGCATGACGCTGATGCCTGCTTTTATAGACATGCATGCTCATCTAAGAGAGCCGGGATATGAATACAAGGAAGACCTTCAGACTGGAATGAGCGCCGCTCTAAAAGGTGGATTTGTCCATTTATGCGCAATGGCCAATACAAATCCAGTAATGGACGATGAACAAAAGATAGCAACAATAATGCAAAGATCCGAAAAGCTGAATCTTTGCGATCTCACTCAGGTAAGCGCAGTAACAAAGGGCTTTGAAGATGATGAGACCTCATTTGTAAACTTTGAAAAAATAAGACCCCTTACCAAGATGTTTTCCAATGACGGAAAGAACATGGGAGATGAAGAGGCGATGAAAAAAGCTCTTGTTAATTCAAAGGATCTGGACTTCATACTTTCCTGCCACTGCGAGCCGGAGACGGAAATGGTTGAAAAATATGTTGAAACTGCTAAGAAAGTGGGGGGGAACCTGCATATATGCCATATAAGCCTAAAGTCCACGCTAGATGCAATAGCAAAGGCCAAAGATGAAGGGATAAACATAACCTGTGAGGTAACGCCGCACCATATTTTCGATTATGGATTAGACTACAAGGTGGCCCCGCCTTTTGCCTCGGAAAAGGACGTAGAGGCCTTGCTGGAGGGAATTAAATCAGGGAAGATAGACGTTTGCGCAACTGATCATGCCCCCCACAGCTTTGAGGATAAGGAAAAAGGAATGCCAGGGATATCAAATATTGAATACGCATTTTCAGCTTATCACACGGTATTTGAAAAAAATGGCATAGATATATCGAAGTTAAGCGAAATGTTAAGTGAAAAGCCTGCAAAGATGTTGGGACTTAACATGGGCAAGATAAAGCCTGGGATGGAAGCGAACCTGGTACTGGCAGATTTGAAAGAAGAATACGAAATCAACCCGGCAAGCTTTTTGTCAAAGGGGAAAAACACTCCCTTTGCAGGGCGAAAGGTAAAGGGGAAAATCCTTATGACTATAAAAAGGGGAGAAATCAAATATGATAATAGATAA
- the carB gene encoding carbamoyl-phosphate synthase large subunit yields the protein MPKREDVKKVLVIGSGPIVIGQAAEFDYSGAQACQSLKEEGVEVVLINSNPATIMTDREVADKVYIEPITLEYVEKIIARERPDSLLAGMGGQTGLNMAIELFDKKILEKYNVKVIGTSIESIKKGEDREEFRALMDEINQPVIESKTVVSLEEAKSYALDLGYPVVVRPAYTLGGAGGGIAETEEELVAIASRGLQLSRVSQVLIEKSIKGWKEIEYEVMRDSKGNCITVCNMENIDPVGIHTGDSIVVAPSQTLSDKEYQMLRKASLDILEAVGIEGGCNVQLALDPHSFKYAVIEINPRVSRSSALASKATGYPIAKVAAKIALGYGLDEIKNAVTKKTYACFEPSLDYVVIKIPKWPFDKFYGADRKLGTKMMATGEVMAIGNNFESAFLKGLRSLEIKKYALDHKGAKELTLAELKEKVLYPNDERMFYLAEMLRWGYDMHKLSKDTGIDIFFLDKIKWIVDQEEKLKLMNVDQLTKEKLTMLKQKGFSDKGLADLLKTEPNHIYELRRMWDIIASYKMVDTCAGEFEALTPYYYSTYDKEDEVVCNSGKKVMVIGSGPIRIGQGIEFDYCSVHCVKALRDMGIETIIVNNNPETVSTDFNISDKLYFEPLTEEDTYNIIEKEKPDGVILQFGGQTAIKLARFFKEMNVPILGTDPDSIDESEDREKFEEILEKLNIDRPKGKGVWNMEEGMKWSSQLGYPVLVRPSYVLGGQGMEICYDDSELEFYLKDAFEKDGKNPVLIDKYIEGMEIEVDAICDGEDILIPGIMEHLERAGIHSGDSISIYPPVNISDSIKEKILDYTKKMAVALRVKGMVNIQFIENSGELYIIEVNPRSSRTVPYISKVTGVPVIDIATKVMMGEKLKDMEYGRDVYPEAKLTCVKVPVFSTEKLPKVEASLGPEMRSTGEVLGVGENFKEALYKGLIAAGVDMSSRKRKVVATVRPKDKEEFMPLAKKMAEMGYEFYATENTAKRLDEMGIKASRINKIEEGYPTIIDVIREQGIDMVFNTPTKGNDSKRDGFAIRRTAIESSVELMTNLDKAGAMIDILHEKISENKTDVYELSEYGK from the coding sequence ATGCCTAAAAGAGAAGATGTAAAGAAAGTACTGGTCATAGGTTCGGGGCCCATTGTAATCGGCCAGGCGGCAGAGTTTGACTATTCCGGAGCCCAGGCATGTCAAAGCCTAAAAGAGGAAGGGGTAGAGGTAGTCCTTATCAACTCAAACCCGGCTACCATAATGACTGACAGAGAAGTGGCGGACAAGGTGTATATCGAACCGATAACCTTGGAGTACGTTGAAAAGATAATAGCAAGGGAACGTCCTGACAGCCTTCTGGCAGGTATGGGGGGCCAAACAGGCCTTAACATGGCAATAGAGCTTTTCGACAAGAAGATACTGGAAAAATACAACGTAAAGGTAATAGGAACTTCCATAGAATCAATCAAAAAAGGCGAAGACAGGGAAGAGTTTAGAGCCTTGATGGATGAAATAAACCAGCCGGTTATAGAAAGCAAGACTGTAGTCAGCCTCGAGGAGGCTAAAAGCTACGCTCTTGACCTGGGATACCCTGTAGTGGTAAGGCCGGCATACACCCTTGGAGGCGCAGGTGGTGGGATTGCAGAAACGGAAGAAGAGCTTGTTGCCATTGCATCCAGAGGCCTTCAGCTGAGCCGAGTAAGCCAAGTGCTTATAGAGAAGAGTATCAAGGGTTGGAAGGAAATAGAATATGAAGTAATGAGGGACTCCAAGGGCAACTGTATTACCGTATGTAATATGGAGAATATAGATCCTGTAGGAATACACACTGGAGACAGCATAGTAGTGGCTCCCAGCCAGACTCTAAGTGACAAGGAATATCAGATGCTAAGGAAGGCATCTCTTGATATCCTTGAAGCGGTAGGCATAGAAGGGGGCTGCAACGTTCAGCTAGCGCTAGATCCTCATAGCTTCAAGTACGCTGTAATTGAAATAAACCCAAGGGTTAGCCGTTCTTCGGCGCTAGCTTCAAAGGCGACAGGATACCCAATTGCCAAAGTAGCTGCAAAGATAGCTCTTGGATACGGCTTGGATGAGATAAAAAATGCAGTTACAAAAAAGACCTACGCTTGCTTTGAGCCAAGCCTTGACTACGTTGTAATCAAGATACCAAAGTGGCCTTTCGACAAGTTCTACGGAGCTGACAGAAAATTGGGAACTAAGATGATGGCTACAGGTGAAGTCATGGCTATAGGAAACAACTTTGAAAGCGCGTTCTTAAAGGGGCTTAGATCTCTTGAAATAAAAAAGTACGCTTTAGACCATAAAGGCGCAAAAGAGCTTACCCTGGCAGAGCTTAAGGAAAAAGTGCTGTATCCAAACGACGAGAGGATGTTCTATCTGGCAGAGATGCTAAGATGGGGATACGACATGCACAAGCTTTCAAAGGATACGGGAATCGACATATTCTTCCTGGACAAAATAAAGTGGATCGTCGATCAAGAGGAAAAGCTTAAACTAATGAATGTAGACCAGCTCACCAAAGAGAAGCTGACCATGTTAAAGCAAAAAGGGTTTTCGGACAAGGGGTTGGCGGATCTGCTTAAGACCGAGCCGAACCACATATACGAGCTTAGAAGAATGTGGGACATCATAGCCTCATACAAAATGGTGGATACCTGTGCAGGAGAGTTCGAGGCACTTACGCCCTATTACTATTCTACATATGACAAGGAAGACGAAGTAGTATGCAACAGCGGCAAAAAAGTCATGGTAATAGGTTCGGGTCCTATAAGGATAGGCCAGGGCATAGAGTTTGACTACTGCAGCGTTCACTGCGTTAAAGCTTTGAGGGATATGGGCATAGAGACGATCATAGTAAACAACAACCCTGAAACGGTAAGTACAGATTTTAATATTTCGGATAAGCTCTACTTTGAGCCTTTGACTGAGGAGGATACCTACAACATCATCGAAAAGGAAAAGCCTGATGGGGTGATCTTGCAGTTTGGAGGTCAGACGGCCATCAAGCTTGCGAGATTCTTTAAGGAGATGAACGTGCCTATACTGGGGACAGATCCGGATTCCATCGACGAATCGGAAGATCGAGAAAAGTTTGAAGAGATACTTGAAAAGCTAAACATAGACCGTCCCAAGGGCAAGGGCGTCTGGAACATGGAAGAGGGCATGAAGTGGTCAAGCCAGCTAGGATACCCGGTTTTGGTAAGGCCTTCATATGTTCTCGGGGGACAGGGCATGGAGATATGCTACGATGACAGTGAGCTTGAATTTTACCTCAAGGACGCATTTGAAAAGGACGGGAAAAACCCTGTTTTGATAGATAAGTACATCGAGGGGATGGAAATAGAGGTAGATGCCATATGCGACGGAGAGGATATCCTTATCCCAGGCATAATGGAGCACCTTGAGCGAGCTGGAATACACTCCGGAGACAGCATCAGCATATATCCACCTGTAAACATCAGCGATTCCATAAAGGAAAAGATTTTGGACTACACTAAAAAGATGGCTGTAGCATTAAGGGTAAAAGGGATGGTCAACATACAGTTTATTGAAAACAGCGGAGAGCTTTACATAATAGAGGTAAACCCAAGATCAAGCCGTACCGTTCCTTATATCAGCAAGGTAACGGGAGTTCCTGTCATCGATATAGCAACCAAGGTTATGATGGGCGAAAAGCTAAAAGATATGGAATACGGAAGAGATGTTTATCCTGAAGCTAAGCTTACATGCGTGAAGGTTCCGGTATTTTCAACGGAGAAGCTGCCGAAGGTAGAGGCCAGCTTGGGTCCTGAGATGAGATCCACCGGAGAGGTTCTGGGTGTTGGAGAAAACTTTAAAGAGGCTCTGTACAAAGGCCTCATTGCAGCGGGAGTTGACATGTCTTCAAGAAAGAGAAAGGTCGTCGCAACAGTAAGACCCAAAGACAAGGAAGAGTTCATGCCTCTTGCGAAAAAGATGGCGGAAATGGGATATGAATTCTATGCCACTGAAAACACGGCAAAGAGACTGGACGAAATGGGAATAAAGGCTTCAAGAATCAATAAGATCGAGGAAGGCTACCCTACAATAATAGACGTAATAAGAGAGCAGGGCATCGATATGGTGTTCAATACTCCTACAAAAGGCAACGACTCTAAAAGAGACGGCTTTGCAATAAGAAGGACAGCCATAGAATCATCAGTGGAGCTTATGACAAATCTGGACAAGGCTGGAGCGATGATAGATATACTCCACGAAAAGATTTCAGAAAACAAGACCGACGTATACGAGCTGTCAGAATACGGGAAGTAA
- a CDS encoding aspartate carbamoyltransferase regulatory subunit, whose protein sequence is MINVSKIKKGIVLDHISQGQGYKIFSQLKLDEIEDVVVLLRNIPSNKMGKKDLIKIETDIPLDLTVLGLIDPYITINIIENGERVDKIKLKLPQRVTGILKCKNPRCITQYEKVRDIDFILADPKKRTYRCEYCDSHTSL, encoded by the coding sequence ATGATAAATGTATCCAAGATTAAAAAAGGCATCGTTTTAGACCACATAAGCCAAGGACAAGGCTACAAGATATTTTCACAGCTTAAGCTAGATGAAATAGAAGACGTAGTGGTGCTCCTGAGAAATATACCAAGCAATAAGATGGGAAAGAAAGATCTAATTAAGATAGAAACAGACATTCCCCTTGATCTTACGGTATTGGGCCTGATAGACCCGTATATAACCATCAATATTATAGAAAACGGAGAGCGGGTAGACAAGATAAAGCTTAAACTGCCCCAAAGGGTTACAGGAATTCTTAAATGTAAAAATCCCAGGTGCATAACCCAGTACGAAAAGGTAAGAGACATAGATTTTATTTTGGCTGACCCGAAAAAAAGAACTTACAGATGCGAATACTGTGATTCCCATACATCACTTTAG
- a CDS encoding carbamoyl phosphate synthase small subunit yields MRAYLQLENGMIFEGTAFGKIQEISGEVVFNTGMTGYQELMTDPSYYGQIVTMTYPLIGNYGINLEDFESDGPKIRALIVRERSKSPSNFRCEMDLDSYLKYSGVTGLEGIDTRALTKTIREKGTMKGVITTRMLTATELRKKLGAYDNSKAVYKVTTKESYIVEGTGKHVAVMDFGIKNNIIESFKEKNCKVTVFPATASWEEVLGVNPDGVFLSNGPGDPKDYMDIIENVKVLVDKKPTIGICLGHQLIALALGGETKKLKFGHRGCNHPVKDIKQDRVYITSQNHGYVVTKVPESMEVTHVSMNDESIEGLRHKDKPVMSVQFHPEASPGPSDSDYIFEHFIEVLEEVGHNA; encoded by the coding sequence ATGAGAGCATATTTGCAATTAGAAAACGGCATGATATTTGAAGGAACTGCTTTTGGAAAGATACAGGAGATTTCTGGGGAGGTCGTCTTCAATACAGGGATGACAGGTTATCAGGAGCTTATGACAGACCCATCATATTACGGTCAAATCGTCACCATGACCTATCCACTGATCGGCAACTACGGAATCAACTTGGAAGACTTTGAATCAGACGGTCCAAAAATAAGAGCGCTGATCGTAAGGGAAAGATCCAAAAGCCCAAGCAACTTCAGGTGCGAGATGGACTTGGACAGCTACCTTAAATACAGCGGAGTCACAGGGTTGGAGGGAATTGATACCAGAGCACTGACAAAGACAATTAGAGAAAAAGGGACCATGAAGGGCGTAATAACAACTAGGATGCTAACAGCTACAGAGCTTAGGAAAAAACTTGGAGCATATGACAATTCAAAAGCTGTCTATAAAGTAACAACAAAGGAAAGCTATATAGTAGAAGGAACAGGAAAGCACGTTGCCGTGATGGACTTTGGAATCAAGAATAATATTATTGAGTCTTTCAAGGAAAAAAACTGTAAAGTAACGGTTTTCCCCGCCACTGCAAGCTGGGAAGAAGTGCTTGGGGTAAATCCTGACGGGGTGTTCTTGTCAAACGGACCTGGAGATCCAAAGGATTATATGGATATTATAGAAAATGTAAAGGTGCTTGTAGATAAAAAGCCTACTATCGGAATCTGCCTGGGGCATCAGCTGATAGCGTTAGCCCTTGGAGGAGAGACAAAAAAACTTAAATTCGGTCACAGGGGATGCAACCACCCGGTTAAAGACATTAAACAGGACAGGGTGTATATAACTAGTCAAAATCACGGTTATGTGGTGACAAAGGTGCCTGAGAGCATGGAAGTTACTCACGTGAGCATGAATGATGAGAGCATAGAGGGGCTAAGACACAAGGATAAACCGGTGATGAGCGTACAGTTTCACCCGGAGGCTTCACCGGGACCATCGGATTCTGATTATATATTTGAGCATTTCATAGAAGTATTGGAGGAGGTGGGTCACAATGCCTAA
- the pyrB gene encoding aspartate carbamoyltransferase codes for MNKTKHLIEPRDFTIEELDELFRLADNIIASPKNYLDVCRGKLLASLFFEPSTRTRFSFEAAMLRLGGQVIGFDDPSASSTSKGETLADTIRTVGCYADIAVIRHPREGTAKLASKHSPQMPVINAGDGGHQHPTQTLTDLLTIRHYKKHFDNHVIAVCGDLKFGRTIHSLVKAMSRYENVKFIFISPDELKMPAYILDELHDTAYTQTDNLEMVIDQADILYMSRVQRERFVSEEEYERLKDYYILDNLKLQNAKEDMIIMHPLPRVNEISDEVDDDPRAVYFEQARFGMFVRMALIMKLLELEV; via the coding sequence ATGAATAAGACTAAACACTTGATCGAACCGAGAGACTTTACCATAGAGGAACTGGATGAACTTTTCAGACTGGCAGATAATATAATTGCAAGCCCTAAGAATTACTTGGATGTTTGCAGAGGAAAATTATTGGCCAGTCTTTTTTTTGAGCCATCGACAAGAACCAGGTTTAGTTTTGAAGCGGCGATGCTAAGGCTTGGCGGCCAAGTCATAGGCTTTGACGACCCAAGCGCATCCTCAACTTCAAAGGGAGAGACTCTTGCAGATACCATTAGGACTGTAGGCTGTTATGCAGACATAGCGGTAATAAGGCACCCCAGGGAAGGGACGGCAAAGCTGGCTTCAAAGCATTCTCCCCAAATGCCGGTTATAAACGCAGGGGACGGAGGCCATCAGCACCCCACCCAAACTCTTACGGATCTATTGACTATAAGGCACTACAAAAAACATTTTGACAACCACGTGATTGCGGTCTGTGGCGACCTTAAATTCGGTAGAACAATACACTCTCTGGTCAAGGCTATGAGCAGGTACGAAAATGTAAAGTTCATCTTTATTTCTCCAGATGAGCTTAAAATGCCGGCTTATATTTTGGATGAACTTCACGATACGGCATATACTCAAACGGACAACTTAGAAATGGTGATAGATCAGGCTGACATTCTCTACATGTCCAGGGTACAAAGAGAAAGGTTCGTAAGTGAAGAAGAATACGAGAGGCTAAAAGACTACTATATTTTAGATAATCTGAAGCTGCAAAATGCAAAAGAGGATATGATAATAATGCACCCATTGCCAAGGGTAAATGAAATATCTGATGAAGTGGATGATGATCCAAGGGCGGTTTATTTTGAACAGGCCAGGTTTGGAATGTTCGTGCGAATGGCACTGATAATGAAGCTTTTGGAGTTGGAGGTATGA
- the pyrF gene encoding orotidine-5'-phosphate decarboxylase, translating into MIIDNLYNEAKGKSPVCLGLDTDESYLPKCISDLGEGVADKIFKFNKDIVDHTKDIVSCYKVQIAYYEALGLEGMKAYAKTMDYIRESGSISIGDIKRGDIAATGEKYATGHFQGDFEADIITVNGYMGEDAISPFYPYLKEKGKGLFVLLRTSNKSAVDLQDVEAGGQKVYLHMGDLIKKWGEGFIGESGFSSIGSVVGLTYPDEFYMLSKTYPNMFFLVPGYGAQGGTGKDLARILKESACAVVNSSRGLITAHKNKTEDTDYAQHIRNAALAMKGDITRWL; encoded by the coding sequence ATGATAATAGATAATCTTTACAACGAAGCAAAGGGTAAAAGTCCGGTCTGCCTGGGCCTTGATACAGATGAAAGCTACTTGCCAAAGTGCATAAGCGATCTTGGCGAAGGGGTTGCAGATAAGATATTTAAGTTTAATAAAGACATAGTAGATCATACAAAAGACATCGTATCATGCTACAAGGTTCAAATAGCATACTATGAGGCCCTTGGGCTGGAAGGCATGAAGGCTTATGCAAAGACCATGGATTATATAAGGGAAAGCGGATCTATTTCAATAGGGGACATAAAAAGAGGGGACATCGCAGCAACGGGAGAAAAGTACGCCACGGGACATTTTCAAGGAGATTTCGAAGCTGATATAATTACGGTAAACGGATATATGGGAGAAGACGCCATATCGCCATTTTATCCATACCTTAAAGAAAAAGGGAAAGGACTCTTCGTGCTATTGAGGACCTCAAACAAAAGCGCAGTGGATCTTCAAGATGTAGAAGCAGGTGGACAAAAAGTTTACCTTCACATGGGAGATCTTATAAAAAAATGGGGAGAAGGATTTATAGGAGAAAGCGGATTTAGCTCCATAGGATCTGTCGTGGGATTAACCTACCCTGATGAGTTTTATATGCTGTCAAAAACATATCCGAACATGTTTTTTCTAGTGCCTGGATACGGCGCCCAGGGAGGAACGGGAAAAGACCTTGCCAGGATTTTAAAGGAAAGTGCCTGTGCGGTAGTAAATTCTTCTAGGGGGCTGATAACTGCTCACAAGAACAAGACAGAAGATACGGATTATGCACAACATATTAGAAATGCCGCTTTGGCTATGAAGGGGGATATAACCCGTTGGCTGTGA
- a CDS encoding dihydroorotate dehydrogenase, protein MSRLVTKLVDYEMKNPVIAASGTYGYGEDYKDYYDPSVLGGISSKGLTLNPKPGNNGIRLWETPSGLLNSIGLENPGVKAFVENSISKMKAIDSMLIVNLGGDNLEEYLEGASILNGYPIDFIELNISCPNVKAGGMAFGMQCDSAGFITREIKKISKHPVMVKLSPNAPSVSDIAISCQENGADAVSLVNTFQGMAIDIRNKRAVFSNMYAGLSGPAIKPIALRMVHQTAKAVSIPVVGLGGISSWQDAVEFIMAGATAIQIGTGNFPNPNLGKEIVEGLEKYCEDNGLKNISEIRGII, encoded by the coding sequence TTGAGTAGACTCGTTACTAAACTGGTTGATTATGAAATGAAAAACCCGGTGATAGCTGCATCAGGAACATACGGATACGGAGAAGATTACAAGGATTACTATGATCCTTCTGTCTTAGGAGGAATATCTTCAAAGGGGCTTACCCTTAATCCTAAACCGGGAAACAATGGGATCAGGCTTTGGGAAACACCAAGTGGTCTTTTAAACAGCATCGGTCTTGAGAATCCTGGTGTAAAAGCTTTTGTAGAAAACAGCATTTCGAAGATGAAGGCTATAGATTCCATGCTTATCGTAAACTTGGGTGGAGACAATCTGGAAGAATATCTGGAAGGCGCAAGCATTCTTAATGGATATCCCATAGATTTCATCGAGCTTAACATATCTTGCCCAAATGTAAAGGCTGGGGGCATGGCCTTTGGGATGCAGTGCGATAGCGCAGGATTTATTACCCGGGAAATAAAAAAAATAAGCAAGCACCCGGTAATGGTCAAGCTTTCTCCAAACGCTCCAAGCGTGTCTGACATTGCAATTTCATGTCAGGAAAACGGGGCTGATGCAGTGTCCTTGGTAAATACCTTTCAGGGCATGGCTATAGACATTAGAAACAAAAGGGCCGTGTTCAGCAACATGTATGCGGGACTTTCAGGTCCTGCAATAAAGCCTATCGCTCTTCGGATGGTGCATCAGACAGCAAAAGCTGTATCCATACCGGTAGTAGGTCTTGGGGGCATAAGCTCCTGGCAGGATGCTGTAGAATTTATTATGGCAGGAGCCACAGCTATTCAGATAGGCACCGGGAACTTTCCGAATCCAAATCTGGGCAAAGAGATAGTAGAAGGCCTTGAGAAGTACTGTGAGGACAATGGACTTAAGAACATATCAGAGATAAGAGGCATTATATAG
- the deoC gene encoding deoxyribose-phosphate aldolase, with the protein MKGIDLTKIGRMMDVSAVRTDVTMEEVDKMIDIVIKYDCICASPMPWITKYTIDRLADVSDAVVTGVVSFPAGAETTAIKIATAKEMIGLGCKELDMVMNVSAFKSGGYKLVEEDIKAVVDAAGEVPVKSIIEICYLTDDEIKKASEIAVKAGVAYVKTGTGWGPKPTTVDTIKIIKEIIGDGAFIKAAGGVRDLDTLLEMKNAGCDRFGIGVRSAVSILQEAYERAGVKISDSLEGINKTDRY; encoded by the coding sequence ATGAAGGGAATCGATTTGACAAAGATAGGCAGGATGATGGATGTTAGCGCTGTCAGAACGGATGTTACCATGGAAGAAGTTGACAAGATGATAGATATAGTCATAAAATACGACTGCATTTGCGCAAGCCCAATGCCATGGATAACAAAATACACCATAGACCGCCTTGCAGACGTTTCGGATGCGGTAGTGACCGGAGTCGTTTCTTTTCCGGCGGGAGCAGAGACGACAGCTATAAAAATTGCAACTGCAAAGGAAATGATAGGCCTTGGGTGCAAGGAGCTTGACATGGTGATGAACGTAAGCGCCTTTAAATCGGGAGGCTATAAATTGGTCGAAGAAGACATAAAGGCAGTTGTGGATGCGGCAGGTGAAGTCCCGGTAAAAAGCATAATAGAGATATGCTACCTCACTGATGATGAAATTAAAAAGGCCAGCGAAATAGCGGTAAAGGCAGGAGTTGCCTACGTCAAGACGGGAACGGGATGGGGTCCTAAGCCGACTACAGTGGATACGATAAAGATAATCAAGGAAATCATAGGAGATGGCGCATTCATTAAAGCTGCCGGTGGAGTAAGAGATTTAGATACGCTGCTTGAGATGAAAAATGCCGGATGCGACAGGTTTGGTATAGGAGTAAGAAGCGCAGTGTCGATACTTCAAGAAGCCTATGAACGGGCAGGGGTTAAAATCAGCGACAGCCTTGAGGGAATAAATAAGACTGACAGGTATTGA